From Fibrobacter sp. UWR2, the proteins below share one genomic window:
- a CDS encoding glycosyl hydrolase family 5 gives MKFPYFKALLLSSALVIAWNCSNDNISTPPQTPEQFNPVSTASWIFTGDQSYIITPGAGEFTVTDKAGNPVGTYDPATGIFSDVAGAPIASIPDLSQLPVITPEQTIIYPDGTITDLSGNAITQPTDPFQGGEEPDISSSETPVSPASSSTIVPEQPVSSSSVNPEQPKSSSSVNPEQPKSSSSVKPEQPSSSSTAPSTQCEGQCYDAPSGKCVAHYASLKGPHDEQYAYDNTCTLNCYYDPNGKECKNMGATTPASSARSSSSSAKSSSSSAKSSSSAKSSSSSAKSSSSVQSSSSTQLTGGCPNIKTVNGGKTGSGWATRYWDCCKPHCSVQNNTSYHSRQCTNKGTTESTDWNGQSVCTGGSMMACTSQIPFTIDGCSDMGFAFAAVPASDGGSCGKCFQLTFTGEGHYNSTNANTKAIKGKKLIIMTTNIGGDVSQGQFDIMIPGGGVGQFNGCASMGWGAQGQQYGGLLSDCETESNYNAGTYAKCLTEKCEKAFSNDSKAKQGCMFLVDYLHSAGNPEHNYVEVECPQVLKDRY, from the coding sequence ATGAAATTTCCATATTTTAAAGCATTGCTGCTTTCCAGCGCCTTGGTGATCGCTTGGAACTGCTCCAACGACAATATAAGCACCCCTCCCCAGACTCCAGAACAGTTTAACCCTGTATCTACTGCCAGCTGGATTTTCACTGGCGACCAGAGCTACATTATTACACCGGGCGCAGGCGAATTCACCGTAACAGACAAGGCCGGCAACCCCGTCGGAACATACGATCCGGCAACAGGCATTTTTTCCGACGTAGCCGGTGCACCGATTGCATCCATCCCGGACCTCTCGCAACTTCCGGTAATCACCCCGGAACAGACAATCATTTACCCCGACGGCACGATTACCGACCTGTCGGGTAATGCCATTACACAGCCCACAGACCCATTCCAGGGCGGCGAAGAGCCGGATATTTCCAGCTCGGAAACTCCGGTTTCCCCGGCATCGTCTTCAACGATCGTACCGGAACAGCCCGTGTCCTCCTCGTCTGTCAATCCGGAACAGCCCAAGTCGTCTTCGTCTGTCAACCCGGAACAACCCAAGTCCTCCTCGTCTGTCAAGCCGGAACAGCCGAGTTCTTCTTCGACGGCACCGAGCACACAGTGTGAAGGTCAGTGCTACGATGCACCTTCGGGCAAGTGCGTTGCCCACTACGCAAGTCTTAAGGGCCCCCACGATGAACAGTACGCTTACGACAACACCTGCACTTTGAACTGCTATTACGACCCGAATGGCAAGGAATGCAAGAATATGGGTGCAACAACGCCTGCAAGCAGCGCAAGGTCCTCTTCTAGCAGCGCCAAGTCCAGCTCGAGCAGCGCAAAGTCCTCCAGCAGTGCAAAGTCCAGTTCTAGCAGCGCCAAGTCTAGCTCCAGCGTGCAGTCCAGCAGCTCGACACAGCTGACAGGCGGATGCCCCAACATCAAGACTGTCAATGGCGGTAAAACTGGTTCCGGCTGGGCAACCCGTTACTGGGACTGCTGCAAGCCCCATTGCTCTGTGCAAAACAATACCTCCTACCATTCTAGGCAATGCACCAACAAGGGTACCACCGAAAGCACTGACTGGAACGGTCAAAGCGTCTGCACCGGTGGTTCGATGATGGCCTGCACAAGCCAGATTCCGTTCACCATCGACGGCTGCTCCGATATGGGCTTCGCCTTCGCTGCCGTGCCTGCAAGTGATGGCGGCTCCTGCGGCAAGTGCTTCCAGCTGACCTTTACTGGCGAAGGACATTACAACTCGACAAACGCAAACACCAAGGCCATCAAGGGCAAGAAGCTCATCATCATGACGACGAACATTGGCGGCGACGTGTCGCAGGGCCAGTTCGATATCATGATCCCGGGCGGTGGCGTGGGTCAGTTTAATGGCTGCGCCAGCATGGGCTGGGGCGCACAAGGCCAGCAGTACGGAGGCCTCCTCTCCGACTGTGAAACGGAAAGCAACTACAATGCAGGCACCTATGCCAAATGCCTTACCGAAAAATGCGAGAAGGCGTTCAGCAATGACAGCAAGGCCAAGCAGGGCTGCATGTTCCTCGTAGATTACCTGCATTCGGCTGGCAACCCCGAACACAACTATGTGGAAGTGGAATGCCCGCAGGTGCTGAAAGACAGATACTAA
- a CDS encoding class I SAM-dependent RNA methyltransferase → MEAALEKRLKRQVIGKPHLFLAVVPLGFEQTLAEEIEFCQPRVVGDGKVEFTAKIVDAWKAVAYTRIANRILMHIADFKAENFRELEKKATEIPWELYLPAMPSQAPSGQATLDIHVTCKHSRLYHSDAVAERLYNVIGESLHNCHSGAEGDRVKAEDFPQNIFVTLIDDRCTIWLDLAGEELYKRGHERHVNDAPLKETIAAAMLFEISALVAAPITLIDPMAGSGTFSLEAAYMASGLIPGVCRDFALRHQPAFKPATWNHIVTPKRNASPSVTPKREAQVCPLAAIATTDISERAISIIRHNVECSPLASAPQGRNAPAIAPQVKDFFTYTAEEIACACPAGSQPAMVLNPPYGKRLDFDAPKLYTRIGKKLAEFAHDLNTAGKPLTVAILSPKDDTRNGAKYTCTANLLQACPALDPARNPQVKKIITSHGGITLNVFIATL, encoded by the coding sequence ATGGAAGCGGCTCTCGAAAAACGCCTCAAGAGGCAGGTTATCGGGAAGCCGCATCTTTTTTTGGCAGTCGTTCCGCTCGGTTTCGAACAAACTCTCGCCGAAGAAATAGAATTTTGCCAACCGCGCGTTGTCGGAGACGGCAAGGTCGAATTCACCGCGAAAATCGTTGATGCCTGGAAAGCTGTCGCCTACACCCGCATCGCGAACCGCATCCTGATGCACATCGCCGATTTCAAGGCAGAAAACTTCCGCGAACTCGAGAAGAAGGCCACCGAAATCCCGTGGGAACTTTACTTGCCCGCAATGCCTTCCCAGGCTCCTTCCGGGCAGGCAACACTCGACATCCATGTTACCTGCAAGCATTCACGCCTGTACCACAGCGACGCCGTAGCCGAACGCCTTTACAACGTCATCGGAGAAAGCCTCCACAATTGTCACTCTGGAGCCGAAGGTGATAGAGTCAAAGCCGAAGACTTCCCGCAAAACATCTTCGTAACGCTCATCGACGACCGTTGCACTATCTGGCTCGACCTCGCCGGCGAGGAACTGTACAAGCGCGGACACGAGCGGCACGTCAACGACGCCCCGCTCAAGGAGACCATCGCCGCAGCGATGCTGTTCGAGATTTCCGCGCTCGTCGCCGCACCGATTACCCTCATCGACCCGATGGCAGGGAGCGGCACATTCAGTCTCGAGGCCGCATACATGGCAAGCGGGCTTATCCCCGGCGTGTGCCGCGACTTCGCGCTCAGGCACCAGCCTGCGTTCAAGCCCGCCACCTGGAACCACATAGTCACACCGAAGCGCAATGCCTCCCCCAGCGTCACACCGAAGCGCGAAGCGCAAGTGTGTCCACTTGCGGCAATCGCCACCACAGACATCTCGGAACGCGCAATAAGCATCATCCGCCACAACGTGGAATGCAGCCCGCTCGCCTCCGCACCACAAGGCAGGAACGCTCCGGCAATCGCCCCACAAGTCAAGGACTTCTTCACCTACACTGCCGAAGAGATTGCATGCGCATGCCCTGCCGGCTCGCAGCCTGCAATGGTCCTGAACCCGCCCTACGGCAAGCGCCTCGACTTTGACGCCCCAAAACTCTACACCAGAATCGGCAAAAAACTCGCAGAATTCGCCCACGATCTAAATACTGCGGGCAAGCCACTCACGGTCGCAATTCTTTCCCCCAAAGACGACACTCGAAATGGCGCGAAATACACCTGCACGGCAAACCTGCTGCAGGCATGCCCCGCACTCGACCCTGCACGTAACCCGCAGGTCAAGAAAATCATCACGAGCCACGGCGGAATCACCCTGAACGTTTTCATTGCAACTCTCTAG
- a CDS encoding pyridoxal phosphate-dependent aminotransferase gives MRRRLLSEGAKELSYEIREIVKKANQLKALGLPIHWENIGDPIEKKCQIPDWIKDIVVDLVKTNRSYGYCPSKGMLETREFLVKENNKLGGAQINVDDILFFNGLGDAIATIYGLLSMNTRIIGPAPAYSTHSSAEAAHAHTAPITYSLQPENHWYPDLDELENKVKYNPSIAGILILNPDNPTGMVYPLDILKKIVDIAKRYNLFIICDEIYNKITYNGAHAYALAEYIGDVPGIALKGISKEYPWPGARCGWAEYYNRDKDEQFDAFCRAIDNAKMVEVCSTTLPQMTIPRVLGDPRFIEHRTALNEKIGRRSAIINEILSDIPELYFNPTYGAFYNTIIFREGTLNSHQSLKIDNPIIKKKVEEWCSKTTNLDYRFVYYLLGAKGICVVPSTSFCTDLKGFRVTLLEEDEDELRSVFTTIHDAIVEYLHS, from the coding sequence ATGCGCAGAAGACTTTTGAGCGAAGGTGCCAAGGAACTCTCTTACGAAATCCGCGAGATCGTGAAGAAGGCAAACCAGCTCAAGGCACTCGGCCTCCCCATCCACTGGGAAAACATCGGCGACCCGATCGAAAAGAAGTGCCAGATTCCTGACTGGATCAAGGACATCGTGGTCGACCTCGTCAAGACGAACCGCAGCTACGGCTACTGCCCCTCCAAGGGCATGCTCGAGACCCGCGAATTCCTGGTAAAAGAGAACAACAAGCTCGGCGGCGCACAGATCAACGTCGACGACATCCTGTTCTTCAACGGCCTCGGTGACGCCATCGCCACCATCTACGGCCTGCTCTCGATGAACACCCGCATCATCGGACCGGCCCCGGCCTACTCCACCCACAGCTCCGCCGAAGCGGCACATGCCCACACGGCCCCCATCACCTACAGCCTCCAGCCCGAGAACCACTGGTATCCGGACCTGGATGAGCTCGAGAACAAGGTGAAGTACAATCCGAGCATCGCGGGCATCCTCATCTTGAACCCGGACAACCCGACCGGCATGGTCTACCCGCTCGACATCCTCAAGAAGATTGTGGACATCGCGAAGCGCTACAACCTGTTCATCATCTGCGACGAAATCTACAACAAGATTACCTATAACGGCGCCCACGCCTACGCTCTCGCCGAATACATCGGTGACGTTCCGGGCATCGCGCTCAAGGGCATTTCCAAGGAATACCCGTGGCCGGGCGCTCGTTGCGGCTGGGCCGAATACTACAACCGCGACAAGGACGAACAGTTCGACGCCTTCTGCCGCGCCATCGACAACGCGAAGATGGTGGAAGTCTGCTCGACCACGCTCCCGCAGATGACCATTCCGCGTGTGCTGGGCGATCCGCGCTTTATCGAACACCGCACCGCGCTGAACGAGAAGATTGGCCGCCGCAGTGCCATCATCAACGAAATACTTTCCGACATTCCGGAACTGTACTTCAACCCGACCTACGGCGCATTCTACAACACCATCATCTTCCGCGAAGGGACGCTCAACAGCCACCAGAGCTTGAAGATTGACAACCCGATCATCAAGAAGAAGGTGGAGGAATGGTGCAGCAAGACCACGAACCTGGACTACCGCTTCGTGTACTACCTGCTGGGCGCGAAGGGCATCTGCGTGGTTCCGAGTACCAGCTTCTGCACTGACTTGAAGGGCTTCCGCGTGACGCTCCTCGAAGAGGATGAAGACGAACTGCGCAGCGTGTTCACCACGATCCACGACGCCATCGTGGAATACCTGCACAGCTAA
- a CDS encoding type I restriction enzyme HsdR N-terminal domain-containing protein has translation MTHETLYDPIRKKDVPATPEEHVRQATIRFLLDVVKVPAHLITVEFGLCAIEPATDDRVDIIVNNFREGSPLDKPWLLVECKAPGEYTWDSLQVQLNRYLKVLTPKYVMLALGDATAYFEYDAATRRFSKIVGLPIF, from the coding sequence ATGACTCACGAGACCCTGTATGACCCGATCCGCAAGAAGGATGTTCCCGCCACGCCCGAAGAACACGTGCGCCAGGCGACTATCCGGTTCCTGCTGGACGTAGTCAAGGTGCCCGCACACCTGATAACGGTGGAGTTCGGGCTGTGCGCCATCGAACCTGCGACGGATGACCGCGTCGACATCATCGTCAACAATTTCCGTGAGGGCTCTCCGCTCGATAAGCCGTGGCTGCTGGTGGAATGCAAAGCCCCCGGCGAATACACGTGGGACTCACTGCAGGTGCAGCTCAACCGCTACCTGAAGGTCTTGACGCCCAAGTACGTAATGCTCGCGCTAGGCGATGCTACCGCCTATTTTGAATACGATGCGGCGACAAGACGCTTTTCAAAAATTGTCGGTTTACCCATTTTTTGA
- a CDS encoding fibrobacter succinogenes major paralogous domain-containing protein has product MRRIILDGILLALAGVFFACNQDKPAEKIKPTTVEQVQPGKVEPRKDVKLIPPPVPMVYRDERVASSSADTVPADPVSADIATAASGAPEPESSSEEVVLSSSSSAQSVARVVPAPIVSSSSEPEPPPPVYCEEVPEGVLCDKRDGQMYRTVTIGSQVWMAQNLNYNAENSWCYDNQNESCKIYGRLYSWTSAMGLDDSFATTSAAAQLTKEHQGVCPDGFHMPTSADMKALIAYMKKHNKFEKERSGTLLKMKFSWMNSEEWPEGTDRFGFGAMASGFRNSKGVFRELGKDADFWVAEESKASASHAPYWNLYYDNDEFLGDYSKSKLYAYSVRCLKNKKH; this is encoded by the coding sequence ATGAGAAGAATTATTCTAGATGGAATACTCCTTGCTCTTGCAGGGGTGTTTTTTGCTTGTAATCAAGATAAGCCTGCTGAGAAAATCAAGCCGACAACCGTCGAGCAGGTTCAGCCTGGAAAGGTCGAACCGAGGAAAGACGTCAAGCTGATTCCGCCACCGGTTCCAATGGTCTATCGTGACGAGAGGGTTGCTTCTTCGTCGGCCGATACAGTTCCAGCGGATCCGGTTTCGGCCGATATTGCAACTGCCGCGTCCGGGGCTCCTGAACCAGAATCTTCTTCTGAAGAAGTAGTCCTTTCTTCGTCGTCGAGTGCTCAGAGCGTTGCGCGCGTCGTTCCGGCTCCCATAGTCTCGTCTTCTTCGGAACCCGAACCGCCGCCGCCCGTTTACTGCGAAGAAGTGCCCGAAGGCGTTCTATGCGACAAGCGCGACGGCCAGATGTACAGGACCGTAACCATTGGCAGCCAGGTGTGGATGGCGCAGAACCTGAACTACAATGCCGAGAACAGCTGGTGCTACGACAACCAGAACGAAAGCTGCAAGATATACGGCAGGCTTTATTCCTGGACATCCGCAATGGGGCTCGATGATTCCTTTGCGACGACATCGGCGGCTGCGCAACTGACAAAGGAACACCAGGGTGTGTGCCCCGACGGCTTCCACATGCCGACCAGTGCCGACATGAAGGCGCTTATCGCCTACATGAAGAAGCACAACAAGTTTGAAAAGGAAAGGTCCGGTACGCTCCTCAAGATGAAGTTCTCCTGGATGAACAGCGAGGAATGGCCCGAAGGTACGGATCGATTCGGGTTCGGCGCGATGGCTTCCGGATTCAGGAACTCGAAGGGCGTATTCAGGGAATTGGGCAAGGATGCCGATTTTTGGGTCGCCGAAGAGAGCAAGGCTTCGGCTTCGCATGCTCCGTACTGGAACCTCTACTACGATAATGACGAGTTCCTCGGCGATTACAGCAAGAGCAAGCTGTATGCGTATTCAGTACGCTGCCTGAAGAACAAGAAACACTAA
- the serS gene encoding serine--tRNA ligase has product MLDIKKIRENPEYYIAETEKKYTTVSLKDVLAIDNERRPLLTEVERLKSERNAESKRIGDLKKKGENADEAVAAMRALGDKIDELDKKLKDLDYKQTEMLMHVPNIAPRSPEGKDSSDNVVEKDGPIPADYYTKNDDFARVDHKTLGERLGIFDFERGAKISGSGFPVYRGWGSRLERALIQFFLDEHMKNGFEEFTPPYLVTRNTMRGTGQLPKFEEDMYRCDKDDDLFLIPTAEVPLTNLYAGEVIPESELPKRICAYSACFRREAGSYGKDTRGLLRLHQFNKVEMVYFAHPERSYEDHEELTRFGEMLLEKLGLPYHRLALCKGDLGFGAAKCYDLEVYAPVEKKWLEVSSCSNFEDYQARRANIKTKIGGKNVYVHTLNGSGLATPRVMVGICDNYQQKDGSLKIPEVLRPYMGGMEVIEPKK; this is encoded by the coding sequence ATGCTTGACATCAAGAAAATCCGCGAAAATCCGGAATACTACATTGCTGAAACCGAAAAGAAGTACACGACCGTGAGCCTGAAGGACGTCCTCGCCATCGATAACGAACGCCGCCCGCTCCTCACCGAAGTGGAACGCCTCAAGAGCGAACGCAACGCCGAATCCAAGCGCATCGGCGACCTCAAGAAGAAGGGCGAGAACGCCGACGAGGCCGTTGCCGCCATGCGCGCCCTCGGCGACAAGATCGACGAACTCGACAAAAAGCTCAAGGACCTCGACTACAAGCAGACCGAAATGCTCATGCACGTGCCGAACATTGCCCCGCGTTCCCCGGAAGGCAAGGACAGCTCGGACAACGTGGTGGAGAAGGACGGCCCGATTCCTGCCGACTACTACACCAAGAACGATGACTTCGCCCGCGTGGACCACAAGACCCTCGGCGAACGCCTCGGCATCTTTGACTTTGAACGTGGCGCCAAGATTTCCGGTTCCGGCTTCCCGGTCTACCGCGGCTGGGGTTCCCGCCTGGAACGCGCCCTCATCCAGTTCTTCCTCGACGAACACATGAAGAACGGCTTCGAAGAATTCACGCCGCCGTACCTCGTGACCCGCAATACCATGCGTGGCACCGGCCAGCTCCCGAAGTTCGAAGAAGACATGTACCGCTGCGACAAGGACGACGACCTGTTCCTCATCCCGACCGCAGAAGTGCCTCTGACCAACCTTTACGCCGGCGAAGTGATTCCGGAATCCGAACTCCCGAAGCGCATCTGCGCCTACTCCGCCTGCTTCCGCCGCGAAGCCGGCTCCTACGGCAAGGACACCCGCGGTCTCCTCCGTCTGCACCAGTTCAACAAGGTGGAAATGGTCTACTTCGCCCACCCGGAACGTAGCTACGAAGACCACGAAGAACTCACCCGCTTTGGCGAAATGCTTTTGGAAAAGCTTGGCCTCCCCTACCACCGTCTGGCCCTCTGCAAGGGCGACCTCGGTTTCGGTGCCGCCAAATGCTACGACCTCGAAGTCTACGCCCCGGTCGAAAAGAAGTGGCTCGAAGTCAGCTCCTGCAGCAACTTCGAAGACTACCAGGCACGCCGCGCCAACATCAAGACGAAGATCGGCGGCAAGAACGTCTACGTGCATACGCTGAATGGTTCTGGCCTTGCAACGCCGCGCGTGATGGTCGGCATCTGCGACAACTACCAGCAGAAGGACGGCTCGCTCAAGATCCCTGAAGTGCTGCGTCCGTACATGGGCGGCATGGAAGTCATCGAGCCGAAGAAGTAA
- a CDS encoding ABC transporter ATP-binding protein → MKYVAWLWQNTRGTRLNSSVRILFGTAQVGLGLLMVWLSKRFIDETIHTGSKDDIVQMIILLALTVLGRILLRQVYFYMTTVASTCKSNELRLSLFSKLFSRRLFDENELHSGDITSRLSKDIDSVSGVIAETVPQMVVTGIQLLGAFLLMRFFDAWLAWALVIFTPLAIILGKFVARKLKRMTLDIREKESQIQMHVQEGVEYNAVLRSLGSEQWVADRLDSMQQELRGNVLRRTRFSVITRFMLGIAFGFGYLAAFIWGGLGLYHGTITFGVMTSFLQLVGQIQQPILSLLNMTPQVIHSTASIDRLEELQTDESNEPRTDNQILNSAGIRFDDVTFRYAKGDREIIEHFSHDFKPGTKTALLGETGAGKTTLFRLMLGFVEPTLGNVSVYEAQSYSGDKPATSIQAGKSTRANFVYVPQGNTLMSGSIRYNLLLARPNATDDELKAVLHTACADFVFELPDGLDSELGERGGGLSEGQAQRIAIARGLLRSGSILLLDEISASLDEETERELYTRLFAAYPEKTMIFITHRTAICTLCDEIVRV, encoded by the coding sequence ATGAAGTACGTAGCCTGGCTATGGCAGAATACGCGAGGGACGCGCCTGAATAGTTCGGTGCGTATCCTGTTCGGGACCGCTCAGGTCGGGCTCGGACTCCTGATGGTATGGCTCTCCAAGCGGTTTATCGACGAGACCATCCATACGGGCAGCAAGGATGATATCGTGCAGATGATTATCCTGCTTGCGCTCACGGTACTCGGCCGCATATTGCTCCGCCAGGTTTACTTCTACATGACGACAGTAGCATCGACCTGCAAGTCGAACGAACTGCGTCTCAGCCTGTTCTCGAAACTCTTTTCCAGAAGGCTTTTCGACGAGAATGAGCTCCACTCCGGCGATATCACCTCGCGCCTGTCCAAGGACATCGATTCTGTTTCAGGCGTAATCGCAGAAACAGTCCCGCAGATGGTCGTGACAGGCATCCAGCTGCTGGGTGCATTCCTCCTCATGCGTTTCTTCGACGCCTGGCTCGCCTGGGCACTTGTCATCTTCACCCCGCTCGCCATCATCCTCGGCAAGTTCGTCGCACGCAAACTCAAGCGCATGACCCTCGACATCCGCGAAAAGGAAAGCCAGATACAGATGCACGTGCAGGAAGGCGTCGAATACAACGCGGTCCTGCGTTCCCTCGGGAGCGAACAGTGGGTTGCCGACCGTCTCGATTCCATGCAGCAGGAACTCCGGGGCAACGTACTGCGACGCACGCGTTTTTCCGTCATCACGAGGTTCATGCTGGGTATCGCCTTCGGGTTCGGCTACCTCGCCGCATTCATCTGGGGCGGCCTCGGGCTCTATCACGGAACCATCACTTTTGGCGTGATGACATCGTTCCTGCAACTCGTAGGTCAAATCCAGCAGCCAATTCTTTCGCTCCTGAACATGACCCCGCAGGTCATACACTCCACAGCAAGTATCGACCGCCTTGAGGAACTGCAGACAGATGAAAGTAATGAACCCCGGACGGATAATCAAATTTTGAATAGCGCGGGCATTCGGTTCGACGATGTCACGTTCAGGTACGCAAAGGGCGACCGCGAGATAATCGAGCACTTTTCGCACGACTTTAAGCCGGGAACAAAGACGGCGCTCCTGGGTGAAACCGGCGCAGGAAAGACAACGCTTTTCCGGCTCATGCTCGGGTTTGTCGAGCCCACTCTCGGGAATGTCTCGGTTTATGAAGCGCAGTCTTACTCGGGCGACAAACCAGCTACGAGCATTCAGGCAGGCAAATCCACGCGCGCGAACTTCGTATACGTTCCGCAGGGCAACACGCTCATGAGCGGCTCCATCCGGTACAACCTGCTGCTTGCAAGGCCCAATGCTACCGACGACGAGCTGAAGGCCGTACTGCATACCGCCTGTGCGGATTTTGTGTTCGAACTCCCCGATGGCCTTGATTCCGAACTCGGGGAACGCGGAGGCGGGCTCAGCGAGGGCCAGGCACAGCGTATCGCCATCGCACGCGGGCTCCTGCGTTCGGGCAGCATCCTGTTGCTCGACGAAATCAGCGCTTCGCTCGACGAGGAAACCGAGCGAGAACTGTACACCCGCCTTTTCGCCGCCTACCCCGAGAAGACGATGATCTTCATTACCCACCGAACCGCCATCTGCACCCTCTGCGACGAGATTGTGCGGGTCTGA
- a CDS encoding PqqD family protein — MKLKEGFVLRDVCGEQVIMGEGIGALDFGRLLCLNETAAFLWKKAGEQGDFSVDSLTDALCEEYDVAREQAIADVNSIVGEWKKVGVVE; from the coding sequence ATGAAACTGAAAGAAGGATTCGTGCTGCGCGACGTGTGCGGCGAACAGGTCATCATGGGAGAAGGCATCGGGGCACTCGACTTCGGGCGTCTCCTGTGCCTCAACGAGACGGCGGCATTCCTCTGGAAAAAGGCCGGCGAACAGGGAGACTTTTCCGTAGATTCCCTCACCGACGCCCTCTGTGAAGAATACGACGTGGCACGCGAACAGGCTATTGCCGACGTGAATTCCATCGTCGGCGAATGGAAGAAGGTCGGCGTCGTAGAATGA
- a CDS encoding S24/S26 family peptidase yields MEQALASDSAILSEAIRLVSEGISVTFPVNGRSMLPFIVGGRESVILEKPLAIQVGDVVLAYVENCRYVIHRIVKIDGEHVTLMGDGNLYGVEHCSRQDIKAAATYVVSAGGKRRSLVSASARRRARLWGRLKPIRKWLLLVYRIIRKVKSL; encoded by the coding sequence ATGGAACAGGCTTTGGCAAGCGATAGCGCAATTCTTTCCGAGGCCATCCGGCTCGTGAGCGAAGGAATATCGGTCACCTTCCCCGTCAACGGCAGGAGCATGCTCCCGTTTATCGTCGGCGGGCGTGAAAGCGTCATTCTCGAAAAGCCGCTTGCCATACAGGTCGGAGACGTCGTCCTCGCCTACGTGGAAAACTGCCGCTATGTCATCCACCGCATTGTTAAAATAGACGGCGAGCACGTTACGCTCATGGGCGACGGGAATCTCTACGGAGTCGAGCACTGCAGCCGGCAAGACATCAAGGCAGCAGCCACCTACGTAGTGAGCGCCGGCGGAAAGAGGCGCTCGCTCGTTTCTGCGTCGGCTCGTCGCCGCGCCAGGCTCTGGGGCAGGCTCAAGCCCATCAGAAAATGGCTACTATTGGTATATCGCATTATCCGCAAGGTAAAAAGCTTATGA
- the lptE gene encoding LPS assembly lipoprotein LptE, producing MVKILRKIAPSMFIAVSALLVAMCVLAGCYSFTASTLPSHIKTVQIHDVDDKTLDPVLANSIHTAVVEMFKKNAGGVRLVNEEANADFEITLLSYTNKPENYNSNSDVETYRVSIRVSVKFYDNVKERIIYENKSLSAEGVYDVQKNEAEDRHGQARAIEKLQDLIIANALAKW from the coding sequence ATGGTAAAGATCTTACGGAAAATTGCTCCGTCGATGTTCATTGCGGTTAGCGCCCTGCTTGTGGCTATGTGTGTGTTGGCCGGCTGTTACAGCTTTACAGCGAGTACGCTCCCGAGCCACATCAAGACTGTACAGATTCACGATGTCGATGACAAGACGCTCGATCCGGTGCTTGCAAACAGTATCCACACGGCTGTTGTCGAAATGTTCAAGAAGAACGCGGGTGGCGTACGCCTAGTGAACGAGGAAGCAAATGCCGACTTCGAGATAACGCTGCTCAGCTACACGAACAAGCCCGAGAACTACAACAGCAACAGTGACGTGGAAACCTACCGCGTATCCATCCGCGTGAGCGTGAAGTTCTACGATAACGTGAAGGAACGCATCATCTACGAGAACAAGTCGCTTTCTGCAGAAGGTGTGTACGACGTGCAGAAGAATGAGGCCGAGGACCGCCATGGCCAGGCCCGCGCTATCGAGAAACTGCAGGATCTTATTATCGCGAACGCCCTCGCTAAATGGTAG
- a CDS encoding 8-oxo-dGTP diphosphatase — protein MINTTLCYIEQDGKYLLLHRVKKKNDINKDKWIGIGGKFEEKESPEDCIRRETLEETGLTLVRPQYRGIVTFISDGMQETEFMHLFTATEFTGTLKDCDEGTLEWVPKEDVIKLPHWDGDLIFLALLERGEPFFSLKLTYVGSTLTEALLNEKTVHVSDFI, from the coding sequence ATGATAAACACGACCCTCTGCTACATCGAGCAAGACGGCAAGTACCTGCTGCTCCACCGTGTCAAGAAGAAGAACGACATCAACAAGGACAAATGGATTGGTATCGGTGGAAAGTTCGAGGAGAAGGAATCTCCAGAGGACTGCATCCGCCGTGAAACGCTCGAGGAGACCGGTCTCACGCTTGTACGCCCCCAATACCGCGGAATCGTGACGTTTATCAGCGACGGCATGCAGGAGACAGAGTTCATGCACCTGTTTACGGCGACCGAATTCACGGGGACTCTAAAGGATTGCGACGAGGGGACTCTCGAATGGGTTCCCAAGGAAGACGTGATCAAACTCCCCCACTGGGACGGCGATCTGATATTCCTCGCCCTGCTCGAACGTGGAGAACCGTTCTTCTCGCTTAAATTGACTTACGTAGGTTCGACACTCACCGAGGCCCTGCTGAACGAAAAGACCGTTCACGTCTCGGATTTTATCTAG